A window of Rhinatrema bivittatum chromosome 2, aRhiBiv1.1, whole genome shotgun sequence contains these coding sequences:
- the LOC115085761 gene encoding histidine-rich glycoprotein-like isoform X2, with protein sequence MDAVQSPEVDGLRKQNVRLLTENGELRKMMALMQENLELRYALRDHDNRARTLSPPPHGKDQPPPPQPHHHHERHNKEHHEHHAKDYHEHHNKEHHHHHDHHPKEYHEHHNKDYHEHHNKEHHHHHDHHPKEYHDHHPKEHHHHHDHHPKEHHHQGKEHHHHHHHHGMDVCQSGKDTPFSCGKDSPPCGMKDLMPGHRKLLESLTKLQVQDGNNNLPKDLHLQRMLADYIDKK encoded by the exons ATGGACGCGGTGCAGAGCCCCGAGGTGGACGGCCTGAGGAAGCAGAACGTGCGGCTGCTGACGGAGAACGGCGAGCTGCGCAAGATGATGGCCCTCATGCAGGAGAACCTGGAGCTGCGCTACGCCCTGCGCGACCACGACAACCGCGCCCGCACCCTCTCGCCGCCGCCCCACGGCAAGGACCAGCCGCCGCCGCCGCAGCCGCACCACCACCACGAGCGCCACAACAAGGAGCACCACGAGCACCACGCCAAGGACTACCACGAGCACCACAACAAggagcaccaccaccaccacgaccACCACCCCAAGGAGTACCACGAGCACCACAACAAGGACTACCACGAGCACCACAACAAggagcaccaccaccaccacgaccACCACCCCAAGGAGTACCACGACCACCACCCCAAggagcaccaccaccaccacgaccACCACCCCAAGGAGCACCACCACCAAGGCAAGgagcaccaccatcaccaccaccaccacgggaTGGACGTTTGCCAGTCCGGCAAGGACACTCCCTTTTCTTGCGGCAAGGACAGTCCTCCTTGTGGCATGAAAGATCTTATGCCAG GACACAGGAAACTCCTGGAAAGCCTGACAAAGCTCCAGGTACAGGATGGGAACAATAATCTTCCCAAAGATCTTCACCTTCAAAGGATGCTTGCAGATTATATAGATAAAAAATAG
- the LOC115085761 gene encoding zinc transporter ZIP10-like isoform X1, which produces MDAVQSPEVDGLRKQNVRLLTENGELRKMMALMQENLELRYALRDHDNRARTLSPPPHGKDQPPPPQPHHHHERHNKEHHEHHAKDYHEHHNKEHHHHHDHHPKEYHEHHNKDYHEHHNKEHHHHHDHHPKEYHDHHPKEHHHHHDHHPKEHHHQGKEHHHHHHHHGMDVCQSGKDTPFSCGKDSPPCGMKDLMPVRFIQGFWCCCNIQPNVKWFGDLNFQDQHSFGEDQGADLDPRRRNQTLLLEDEEMPLEVEAWAATGRPGTLVFPWIQR; this is translated from the exons ATGGACGCGGTGCAGAGCCCCGAGGTGGACGGCCTGAGGAAGCAGAACGTGCGGCTGCTGACGGAGAACGGCGAGCTGCGCAAGATGATGGCCCTCATGCAGGAGAACCTGGAGCTGCGCTACGCCCTGCGCGACCACGACAACCGCGCCCGCACCCTCTCGCCGCCGCCCCACGGCAAGGACCAGCCGCCGCCGCCGCAGCCGCACCACCACCACGAGCGCCACAACAAGGAGCACCACGAGCACCACGCCAAGGACTACCACGAGCACCACAACAAggagcaccaccaccaccacgaccACCACCCCAAGGAGTACCACGAGCACCACAACAAGGACTACCACGAGCACCACAACAAggagcaccaccaccaccacgaccACCACCCCAAGGAGTACCACGACCACCACCCCAAggagcaccaccaccaccacgaccACCACCCCAAGGAGCACCACCACCAAGGCAAGgagcaccaccatcaccaccaccaccacgggaTGGACGTTTGCCAGTCCGGCAAGGACACTCCCTTTTCTTGCGGCAAGGACAGTCCTCCTTGTGGCATGAAAGATCTTATGCCAG tAAGGTTCATCCAGGGCTTCTGGTGTTGTTGCAATATACAGCCAAATGTCAAGTGGTTTGGTGACCTCAACTTCCAAGACCAGCACAGCTTTGGAGAAGACCAAGGAGCTGATCTAGATCCCAGAAGAAGAAATCAAACTCTTCTTCTAGAAGACGAGGAGATGCCTTTGGAAGTAGAGGCCTGGGCAGCAACAGGAAGACCAGGAACACTAGTGTTCCCTTGGATACAGAGGTGA
- the LOC115085761 gene encoding uncharacterized histidine-rich protein DDB_G0274557-like isoform X3, with translation MDAVQSPEVDGLRKQNVRLLTENGELRKMMALMQENLELRYALRDHDNRARTLSPPPHGKDQPPPPQPHHHHERHNKEHHEHHAKDYHEHHNKEHHHHHDHHPKEYHEHHNKDYHEHHNKEHHHHHDHHPKEYHDHHPKEHHHHHDHHPKEHHHQGKEHHHHHHHHGMDVCQSGKDTPFSCGKDSPPCGMKDLMPEVRGIEKLSLLASIP, from the exons ATGGACGCGGTGCAGAGCCCCGAGGTGGACGGCCTGAGGAAGCAGAACGTGCGGCTGCTGACGGAGAACGGCGAGCTGCGCAAGATGATGGCCCTCATGCAGGAGAACCTGGAGCTGCGCTACGCCCTGCGCGACCACGACAACCGCGCCCGCACCCTCTCGCCGCCGCCCCACGGCAAGGACCAGCCGCCGCCGCCGCAGCCGCACCACCACCACGAGCGCCACAACAAGGAGCACCACGAGCACCACGCCAAGGACTACCACGAGCACCACAACAAggagcaccaccaccaccacgaccACCACCCCAAGGAGTACCACGAGCACCACAACAAGGACTACCACGAGCACCACAACAAggagcaccaccaccaccacgaccACCACCCCAAGGAGTACCACGACCACCACCCCAAggagcaccaccaccaccacgaccACCACCCCAAGGAGCACCACCACCAAGGCAAGgagcaccaccatcaccaccaccaccacgggaTGGACGTTTGCCAGTCCGGCAAGGACACTCCCTTTTCTTGCGGCAAGGACAGTCCTCCTTGTGGCATGAAAGATCTTATGCCAG agGTGAGAGGGATTGAGAAATTATCCCTTTTGGCCAGTATACCGTGA